Proteins from one Anopheles nili chromosome 2, idAnoNiliSN_F5_01, whole genome shotgun sequence genomic window:
- the LOC128721232 gene encoding cryptochrome-1 codes for MTINNILWFRHGLRLHDNPSLLEALKNDCVNQSSETVKLFPVFIFDGESAGTRLIGYNRMKFLLESLADLDRQFRELGGQLLVFRGDSVSVLRRLFEELNIKKLCYEQDCEPIWKDRDDQVAKLCQSMDVRCVENVSHTLWNPNEVIQTNGDIPPLTYQMFLHTVNIIGEPPRPVGAPNFEFIEFGRVPAILASELKLCQDIPAPEEFGVFYDGNASIAFQKWIGGETHALEALGARLKQEEEAFREGYYLPTQAKPEILGPATSMSAALRFGCLSVRMFYWCVHDLFAKVQTHSQFQYPGGQHITGQLIWREYFYTMSVQNPHYGEMERNPICLNIPWYTPQDDSLARWKEGRTGFPMIDAAMRQLMAEGWLHHILRNITATFLTRGGLWISWEAGLQHFLKYLLDADWSVCAGNWMWVSSSAFERLLDSSKCTCPIALAHRLDPKGDYVKRYLPELAKYPVQFIHEPWKAPKEQQIEYGCVIGEDYPAPMVDLSAVAKRNAHTMASLRDKLLDGGSTPPHCRPSDIDEIRQFFWLADDVVTEAS; via the exons ATGACGATCAACAATATTTTGTGGTTCCGCCATGGACTACGGCTGCACGACAACCCGAGCTTGCTGGAGGCGCTCAAGAACGATTGTGTAAACCAGTCGAGCGAAACGGTGAAGCTGTTTCCGGTTTTCATATTCGATGGAGAAAGTGCTG GAACCCGACTCATTGGGTACAACCGGATGAAGTTCCTGCTGGAATCGCTAGCCGACCTTGACCGGCAATTCCGCGAACTCGGTGGTCAACTACTGGTGTTTCGGGGCGATAGTGTGAGCGTACTGCGTCGTCTGTTCGAGGAGCTGAACATCAAGAAGTTGTGCTACGAGCAAGACTGCGAACCGATCTGGAAGGACCGTGATGACCAGGTAGCGAAGCTGTGCCAATCGATGGACGTTCGTTGCGTGGAGAATGTCTCCCATACGCTCTGGAATCCGAACGAGGTGATACAAACGAACGGTGACATTCCGCCGCTTACGTATCAGATGTTTTTG CATACGGTGAACATTATCGGTGAGCCACCGCGTCCAGTGGGCGCACCGAACTTTGAGTTCATTGAGTTCGGTCGCGTACCGGCCATTCTCGCATCGGAGCTAAAGTTGTGCCAGGACATTCCTGCCCCGGAGGAGTTCGGTGTGTTCTACGATGGCAACGCAAGCATCGCGTTTCAAAAGTGGATTGGCGGCGAGACGCACGCTCTGGAAGCGCTCGGTGCGCGGCTCAAGCAGGAGGAAGAAGCCTTCCGCGAGGGCTACTACTTGCCAACGCAGGCGAAACCGGAAATTCTCGGGCCGGCCACGTCGATGAGTGCCGCGCTTCGTTTCGGGTGCCTGTCGGTACGCATGTTCTACTGGTGCGTGCACGATCTGTTTGCGAAGGTGCAGACGCACAGCCAGTTCCAGTACCCGGGCGGACAGCACATCACTGGGCAGCTGATATGGCGCGAGTATTTCTATACCATGTCGGTGCAGAACCCGCACTACGGCGAGATGGAGCGCAACCCGATCTGCTTGAACATTCCGTGGTACACGCCGCAGGACgactcactcgctcgctggAAGGAAGGTCGGACTGGCTTCCCAATGATCGATGCGGCTATGCGCCAATTGATGGCCGAGGGTTGGTTGCATCACATCTTGCGCAATATTACCGCCAC CTTTCTAACACGCGGTGGTCTCTGGATCAGCTGGGAAGCTGGACTGCAGCACTTCCTAAAGTATCTGCTCGACGCTGACTGGTCCGTGTGCGCCGGCAACTGGATGTGGGTTTCTTCATCCGCCTTTGAACGATTGCTCGACTCGTCCAAGTGCACCTGCCCAATCGCCCTAGCGCACCGGCTCGATCCGAAAGGTGACTACGTGAAGCGATACCTGCCGGAGTTGGCCAAATATCCGGTCCAGTTTAT ACACGAACCATGGAAAGCACCTAAGGAGCAGCAGATCGAGTACGGGTGTGTCATAGGTGAGGACTACCCGGCGCCGATGGTCGATCTCTCGGCAGTGGCAAAGCGGAACGCTCACACCATGGCTTCGCTGCGAGACAAGTTACTCGACGGCGGCTCGACGCCACCTCATTGCCGCCCGTCCGATATTGACGAGATCCGGCAGTTCTTCTGGCTGGCGGATGACGTCGTCACTGAGGCCTCGTAG
- the LOC128731556 gene encoding ubiquitin-conjugating enzyme E2 Q2 translates to MACLNTLKLEIKTLEQVFPKNHERFQILNATVDELCCRFIGRNGKQYVIHANITETYPSTPPVWFAESEDTSISNAVQILTNTKGLDNHVINQVHILLRELCRQHTVPLPPDLETLKKAFQYPNGGVAGPHLHSAIDSDCDDIEDVVGESDQESEGEEDLPLEMDDGRSTAKKDEMEVEHLATLERLRQTQRQDYLKGSVSGSVQATDRLMKELRDIYRSDSFKNNMYSIELVNDSIYEWNIRLMSVDPDSPLHNDLVLLKEREGKDSILLNIIFKETYPFEPPFVRVVHPIISGGYVLVGGAICMELLTKQGWSSAYTVEAVIMQIAATLVKGKARIQFGPTKSLSQGQYSLARAQQSFKSLVQIHEKNGWFTPPKEDG, encoded by the exons ATGGCGTGCCTGAATACGCTTAAGCTGGAAATCAAAACGCTCGAGCAAGTCTTCCCGAAGAACCATGAACGATTCCAGATCCTCAACGCGACCGTGGACGAGCTGTGCTGCCGTTTCATCGGCCGTAATGGCAAGCAATACGTAATCCATGCGAATATAACA GAAACATACCCTTCTACTCCACCAGTATGGTTCGCCGAGAGCGAAGACACAAGTATTAGCAACGCTGTACAAATACTTACGAACACGAAAGGGTTAGATAATCATGTTATCAATCAG GTTCATATATTGCTACGCGAGCTCTGCCGGCAACACACGGTTCCGCTACCTCCCGATTTGGAAACGCTGAAAAAAGCCTTCCAATACCCGAACGGTGGTGTCGCTGGGCCCCATCTCCACTCTGCC ATCGACTCTGACTGTGATGATATCGAGGATGTCGTAGGCGAAAGCGACCAAGAGAGCGAAGGCGAAGAGGACTTACCTCTCGAGATGGACGACGGTCGCAGTACAGCGAAG AAAGACGAAATGGAAGTGGAACACCTAGCAACGCTAGAAAGATTAAGACAAACGCAACGGCAGGACTACTTGAAG GGCTCAGTGTCGGGATCGGTGCAGGCGACAGATCGGCTGATGAAAGAGCTACGCGACATCTACCGATCAGATTCGTTCAAGAACAACATGTATTCGATAGAGCTAGTGAACGATTCCATCTATGAGTGGAACATCCGGCTGATGTCGGTCGACCCGGACAGCCCGCTGCACAACGACCTGGTCCTGCTGAAGGAGCGCGAGGGAAAAGACAGCATACTGCTCAACATCATCTTCAAGGAGACGTATCCTTTCGAACCGCCGTTCGTGCGCGTAGTGCATCCGATCATATCCG GCGGTTACGTTTTGGTAGGTGGTGCCATCTGCATGGAGTTGCTCACGAAGCAAGGCTGGAGCTCGGCTTACACGGTGGAAGCCGTCATCATGCAAATAGCGGCAACGCTAGTCAAGGGCAAGGCGCGGATACAGTTCGGTCCCACCAAG TCTCTTTCGCAGGGCCAGTATAGTTTAGCTAGAGCGCAGCAGAGTTTCAAATCGCTCGTGCAAATCCACGAAAAGAACGGTTGGTTTACGCCTCCGAAAGAGGACGGTTAA
- the LOC128721528 gene encoding uncharacterized protein LOC128721528: MSDQEDNKEMKKRIKEPKRKKTSKVEPNDKKPAKKDKALKTYHFQLKPMVHQLIGNPNRTYQWRHQHDNILQLPLQPNVIDADTLLTYFECKRPYITDFAVPLHKTPGTGPTCPDLMLRALSVKENYHRELQSLEAKYHRTVSNYPLDPNADESVQYSAAVIYTALLEKDPDRFLITNTGYDYYFTGGAMATVGPIVGDGVKGTLATMFKAVGESLEDVEVLWLGSLAAESARSESLEVLQVQPCSTEIPGPILEIVTDESGTFVLVRKRNNIVVLRGKPAEDAAAPAMVWRPVAQIFSSISLASVCIVSVASCGLSSENLTLCVTDYRRKLQLWTTHTDQDDQRCIDVVKLPNKHLRSMESTVRLTNVKEDNWSAVRCMNQGTLVVCLDRLKLHLYAVQRNPSTKSPVRDECIDTKPLDELQLVYSGGGDFSKWILECERCCALEIVPAESLLLVATWHKLLIVKLTDTSCSGSKPTKQTSIFSVNVLLVFAHHLQQHPVFISHQSFESKCSDQQHFVLVASHLPMSYGLICFNKSYGSASSSSGHHQSSDEPTQYNARLYPYHPKTFHETYRLAQTKGHCLSAYEPLRTRFYACQSGAVLLRGAHGTRTELHMHVLLQTSAGDLVRQHVSFSVDKTGKPIDVREDKALDQLERDVAVETLRQWHETLVKEVRRVPYRATDFRTMEKFRNILNCPIAACELKKSIFLPPINKNMKKQWAPGPNNNTDGGDVGEEPNEEADDDALDDRASFQSMSSSRSSEIKASTPRPWQQTVDELKQYRDLLAPAMLKVWLAGNYVADSVEQIPTKLPPYANAHERVESWVNAANGPPMPFETEETNDAASGQNMQSEYDEPCMKKPKTMPTPVEEQLTQASTATHPIFDSQLSHESKQKPISKRPTRKSFMKGF, translated from the exons ATGAGTGATCAGGAAGATaacaaagaaatgaaaaaaagaattaagGAACCGAAACGCAAGAAAACCTCGAAAGTGGAACCGAACGACAAAAAACCAGCCAAAAAGGATAAGGCTTTGAAG ACATACCATTTCCAACTCAAACCGATGGTGCATCAGTTGATTGGTAATCCTAATCGAACGTATCAGTGGCGCCATCAGCATGATAATATTCTCCAGCTCCCACTTCAACCGAATGTCATAGATGCGGACACTCTACTCACTTACTTCGAATGTAAACGTCCGTATATCACAGATTTCGCGGTACCACTCCATAAGACCCCCGGGACTGGACCAACGTGTCCGGATTTGATGCTACGGGCGCTAAGCGTGAAGGAAAACTACCATCGCGAGTTGCAATCGTTGGAAGCCAAGTACCACCGCACGGTATCGAATTATCCGCTAGATCCGAACGCCGACGAGAGTGTGCAGTACTCGGCTGCCGTCATTTACACCGCCTTGCTTGAGAAAGATCCCGATCGCTTTCTGATAACGAACACGGGTTACGATTACTATTTCACGGGCGGTGCCATGGCAACGGTGGGCCCCATCGTAGGAGACGGCGTTAAAGGAACATTGGCAACCATGTTCAAGGCTGTCGGTGAAAGCTTGGAGGACGTTGAGGTGTTGTGGCTAGGCAGTTTGGCGGCAGAATCGGCTCGATCGGAAAGTCTAGAGGTGCTTCAGGTGCAACCCTGCTCGACGGAAATTCCCGGCCCAATCCTAGAAATCGTCACCGACGAAAGTGGAACATTTGTGCTCGTtcggaagcgaaacaacaTCGTAGTGCTCCGAGGGAAGCCAGCCGAAGATGCTGCAGCCCCAGCAATGGTATGGCGACCGGTGGCACAGATCTTTTCGTCAATTTCTCTTGCAAGTGTTTGCATCGTCAGCGTGGCATCATGCGGATTGTCGAGTGAAAATCTTACGCTCTGCGTGACGGACTACCGTCGAAAGCTGCAGCTCTGGACGACGCATACAGATCAAGACGACCAAAGGTGCATAGACGTAGTCAAGCTGCCTAACAAGCACTTGCGATCAATGGAATCCACTGTACGTTTGACGAATGTGAAGGAAGATAACTGGTCGGCGGTGAGATGCATGAACCAAGGCACCCTGGTGGTGTGTCTCGATCGGCTGAAACTTCATCTCTACGCAGTTCAAAGGAACCCCTCAACTAAGTCGCCTGTAAGGGACGAATGCATCGACACAAAACCGCTCGATGAGCTGCAGCTGGTGTACAGCGGTGGTGGAGATTTCTCAAAATGGATTCTAGAATGCGAGCGATGTTGCGCCCTTGAGATTGTCCCAGCTGAGAGCCTCCTTTTGGTGGCCACCTGGCACAAGCTACTGATCGTGAAGCTGACCGACACGAGCTGTAGCGGATCTAaaccaacgaaacaaacgagcaTTTTTAGCGTTAATGTATTGCTGGTGTTTGCTCATCACCTTCAACAGCACCCCGTGTTCATAAGCCATCAATCGTTCGAGTCCAAATGTAGCGATCAACAACATTTCGTGCTCGTAGCCAGCCATCTGCCCATGAGCTATGGTTTGATTTGCTTCAACAAATCCTACGGTTCAGCGTCTTCCAGCAGTGGGCATCACCAGTCGTCTGATGAACCCACGCAATATAACGCCCGGCTCTACCCCTACCACCCGAAGACGTTTCACGAAACTTACCGATTAGCCCAGACCAAAGGACACTGCCTGTCGGCGTACGAACCGCTGCGAACACGCTTCTACGCGTGTCAATCCGGTGCCGTTCTATTGCGTGGAGCGCACGGGACGCGTACGGAGCTCCATATGCACGTCCTACTGCAAACGTCGGCCGGAGATCTGGTGCGCCAACACGTGTCCTTCAGTGTGGACAAAACCGGCAAACCAATCGACGTCCGGGAAGATAAAGCGCTGGATCAACTGGAGCGTGACGTCGCGGTGGAGACACTGCGCCAGTGGCACGAGACGCTTGTCAAGGAAGTGCGTAGGGTACCGTACCGTGCTACCGACTTCAGGACGATGGAAAAGTTCCGCAACATTTTAAACTGTCCGATCGCTGCGTGCGAACTTAAGAAGTCAATATTTTTGCCTCCCATTAACAAGAACATGAAAAAGCAATGGGCGCCCGGGCCGAACAACAACACCGACGGTGGTGATGTGGGTGAGGAACCAAACGAAGAAGCGGACGACGATGCTTTAGACGACCGGGCATCGTTCCAGTCCATGTCGTCATCCCGCTCCTCCGAGATAAAAGCGAGTACCCCACGTCCCTGGCAACAAACGGTAGATGAGTTGAAGCAGTACCGCGACCTGCTAGCTCCGGCCATGCTGAAAgtctggctggctggcaattATGTGGCCGATTCTGTCGAGCAAATACCGACCAAATTGCCACCGTACGCGAACGCTCACGAGCGGGTTGAGAGCTGGGTGAATGCCGCCAATGGGCCGCCAATGCCGTTCGAGACAGAGGAAACAAATGATGCTGCTTCGGGCCAGAACATGCAGAGCGAATATGACGAACCGTGCATGAAGAAACCTAAAACAATGCCAACTCCCGTAGAGGAGCAACTTACACAGGCGTCAACCGCAACGCATCCGATCTTCGATTCCCAGTTGTCCCATGAATCGAAACAGAAGCCCATCTCGAAACGACCAACGAGGAAGTCGTTTATGAAAGGGTTCTGA